aactacagaccagtatcccttctctcttttctctccaaaactcttgagcgtgccgtccttggccagctctaccgctatctctctcagaatgaccttcttgatccaaatcagtcaggtttcaagactagtcattcaactgagatgctcttctctgtatcacggaggcgctccgcactgctaaagctaactctctctcctctgctctcatccttctagacctatcggctgccttcgatactgtgaaccatcagatcctcctcccacccctctccgagttgggcatctctcggcgcggcccacgcttggattgcgtcctacctgacaggtcgctcctaccaggtggcgtggcggaaatctgtctcctcaccacgcgctctcaccactggtgtcccccagggctctgttctaggccctctcttgttctcgctatacaccaagtcacttggctctgtcataacctcacatggtctctcctatcattgctatgcagacgacacacaattaatcttctcctttcccccttctgatgaccaggtggcgaatcgcatctctgcatgtctggcagacatatcagtgtggatgacggatcaccacctcaagctgaacctcagcaagacggagactcctcttcctccccggaaggactgcctgttccatgatctcgccatcacggttgacaactccattgtgtcctcctcccagagcgctaagaaccttggcgtgatcctggacaacaccctgacgttctcaactaacatcaaggcggtgtcctgtaggttcatgctctacaacatccgcagagtacgaccctgcctcacacaggaagcggcgcaggtcctaatccaggcacttgtcatctccgtcttgattactgcaactcgctgttggctgggctccctgcctgtgccattaaacccctacaactcatccagaacgccgcagcccgtctggtgttcaaccttcccaagttctctccgtcaccccgctcctccgctctctccactggcttccagttgaagctcgcatccgctacaagaccatggtgctcgcctacggagctgtgagggaacggcacctcagtacctccaggctctgatcaggccctacacccaaacaagggcactgcgttcatccacctctggcctgctcgcctccctaccactgaggaagtacagttcccgctcagcccagtcaaaactgttcgctgctctggcccccaatggtggaacaaactccctcacgacgccaggacagcggagtcaatcaccaccttccggagacacctgaaaccccacctcttcaaggaatacctaggatagggtaagtaagggtaagtaatccttctcaccccccttctcacccccaacaagatttagatgcaagtggctgttccactggttgtcataaggtgtatgcaccaatttgtaagtcgctctggataagagcgtctgctaaatgacttaaatgtaaatgtaaatgtNNNNNNNNNNNNNNNNNNNNNNNNNNNNNNNNNNNNNNNNNNNNNNNNNNNNNNNNNNNNNNNNNNNNNNNNNNNNNNNNNNNNNNNNNNNNNNNNNNNNtatatatatatatatatatatatatatatatatatatatatatatatatatatatatatatatatatatatatatatatatatatatatatatatatactatatatatatatatatatatatatatatatatatatatatatatatatatatatatatatatatatatatatatatatatatatatatatatatatatatatatatatatatatacatatatatatatatatatatatatatatatatatatatatatatatatatatatatatatatatatatatatatatatatatatatatatatatatatatatatatatatatatatatatatatatatatatatatatatatatatatatatatatatatatatatatatatatatatatatatatatatacacacacatatatatatatatatatatatatatatatatatatatatatatatatatatatacatatatatatatatatatatatatatatatatatatatatatatatatatatatatatatatatatatatatatatatatatatatatatatatatatatatatatatatatatatatatatatatatatatatatattattatatatatatatacatatatattatatacatatatatatatatatatatatatatatatatacatatatatatatattatatacatatatatatatatatatatatatatatatatatatatatatatatatatatatatattattattatatatatatatatatatatatatatatatatatatatatatatatattatatatatatatatatatatatatatatatatatatatatatatatatatatatatatatatatatattatatatatatatatatatatatatatatatatatatatatatatatatatatatatatatatatatatatatatatatatatatacatatatatatatatatatatatatatatatatatatatatatatatatatatattattatatatatatatatatatatatatatattattatatatatatatatattatatattatatatatatatatatatatatatatatatatatatatatatatatatatatatatatatatatatatatatatatatatatatatatatatatatatatatatatatatatatatatatatatatatatatatatatatatatatatatatatatatatatatatatatatatatatatatatatatatatatatatatatatatattatatatatatatacatatatatatatatatatatatatatatatatatattatatatatatatatatatatatatacatatatatatatatatacatatatattatatatatatatatatatatatatatatatatatatatatatacatatatatatatatatatatatatatatatatatatatatattatatatatatatatatacatatatatatatatatatattacatatatatatatatatatatatatatatacatatatatatatatatatatagtatatatatatatatatatatatatatatattatatatatatatatatatatatatatatatatatatatatatatatatattatatatatatatatacatatattatatatatatatatatatatatatatatatatatacatatatatatatatatatacatattatatatatatatatatatatatatatatatatatatacatatatatatatatatatatatatatacatatatatatatatatatatatatatatatatatatatatatatacatatatatatatatatatatatatacatatatatatatatatatatatatatatatatatatattatatatatatatatatatatatatacatatatatatatatatatatatatatatatatatacatatatatatgatatatatatatatacatatatatatatatatatatatatatatatatatatatatatatatatatatatatatatatatatatatatatatatatatatgtatatatatatatatatatatatatatatatatatatatatatatatatatatatatatatatatatatatatatatatatatatatatatatgtatatatatatatatatatatatatatatatatatatatgtatatatatatatatatatatatatatatatatatgtgtatatatatatatatatatatatatatatatatatgtatatatatatatatatatatatatatatatatatatatatatatatatatatatatatatgtatatatatatatatatatatatgtatatatatatatatgtatatatatatatatatgtatatatatatatatatatatatatatatgtatatatatatatatatgtatatatatatatatatatatatatgtgtatatatatgtatatatatatatatatatatgtgtatatatatatatatatatatatgtgtatatatatatatatatatatatatatgtgtatatatatatatatgtgtatatatatatatatgtatatgtatatatgtgtatatgtgtatatatatatatgtgtatatgtatatatatatgtgtatatgtatatatatatatatatatgtgtatgtatatatatatatatatatatatatatatatatatatatatatatatatatgtgtatatatatatatatgtgtgtatatatatatatgtgtatatatatatatgtgtatatatatatatatatgtatatatatatatatatgtgtatatgtgtatatatatgtgtatatgtgtatatatgtgtgtatatatgtgtatatatatatatatatatgtgtgtatatatatgtatgtgtgtatatatatatgtgtgtatatatatatgtgtatgtatatatatatatgtatatatatatatatatatatatatatatatatatatatatatatatatatgtatatatatatatatatatatgtatatatatgtatatatatgtatatatatatatacatatatacacatatatatacatacacacatatatatacatacacacatatatatatacacatatatatatatacacatatatatatatacacatatatatatacacacatgttAAAGAATCTCCACCTCTCACCTAACGTCCCCATACTTAGATCCTTGTCCTCTTCCTCTGTGACGGCTGGTGTTCTAGATGTCAGAAGCTGCAGCACAAAGAACAGCTCCAGGAACACGTTGGGAACTAGGTTCTCTGTCAGAAAGAGATAGACCAAACACAACATTAGAATCTTCACCAGAATTAATGTTATTACACAACagtaattaaaaaaatatatatatttttaaatcgcACTAAATGCACATTACTTCAACTGAAGTACTTAAAATATTTCCAAAAGAACACATTTTGATTATATAGCTAGCCAACCATAGCCTGGTCACAGATCTCTTGTGCCAACTTCTATGATCAATGCAGACAGCAAAAAGATATCTGGAACCATCACAAGGACCAGTTTAACCCCCCTCTAGCATGAAACACTGTCTCCCCCTACAGGTCATGTACCAGAGATGCAGGTGCAGTAGAGGTCAGCCAGAAGGTCCAGTTCAGAGGTCAAGGTGACTTTAGAGGGGTCAGGACATGACCCCTGGGTGACAGGGGTTATTTTGGAGCCCGATACTGGCCGGAGCCCTGATTTGGTAGGGGTACAGGGGTCCAAagaggtgggtagagaggagCCCACCTGCTGGGCTCGTTTACACCTACAAAAAACAAGTAACAGATTGAAAATGACAGCAAAGGAACGAATGAGATAATTGAGATTGACAGAGGTAGAAAAAGGACTGGTTTCATGATCCCAAATAAGACTACTCCTGGATTTGTTTTAAACTTTCAATTGATAGTTTCCATTAAACAAATGTTTTGTCCAGGATTTGACTGACTCTTGTGTTTGGGAAATCAGTCCTAGAAGGTGTGTGTTGTAATGGTGACTGGCCTTCTTAACCCACTTACTTCACTCTCTTTAGcagttctctctcctcctgcagaCTGAGGAGAGAGTGGGATACGTTCAGGGCCCCAGTGATGCTCTCTTCGATGGCCCCAGTGACTGCCTCTGGGACTGGGGGTGGGCTGGAGGGCCTGGTGCTGAACGGGGTGGAAGTGAAACAGGTCTTCGGTCTGGAGTGAGGCCGCTCTGCactgactggggttgggttgatCCTCCGAGATGGTTTTGTATGCAGTCTAGTGGAAAAAAGTGGCGAGGACAGAACAGTATGATAAAAATAACATTGTTGTTCATTGTTTTAGTTGAAGATATTTTTGATTGATCTCTTAATTCACAGGTGAGAACGTTTCATTCAGTGTtcttaaattcaattcaaggcaTAGAACAGAACTCACGCTGGTGATGCATGCGACATCCCCATAGGTGGGAAGTCTTCCAGATTGGTTAAATTGAGCTGGACCAGCGTTGTTATCTGAGCCATTGGAGGTGACACAGCTGGGTCACCCATTTTATtagcccctcctccccttcccttcctcccacCACCCTCAGATCTTCCTGGCCCCACCTCCTCAGTCTGGAACACACCACGCCCCCCACCCTGCCTTCCCTGCCCTCCCATCCCGGCACTCCTCCTGCGGCCACGCGGCTGCTGCTGGACCCCAAGGCTGAGACTGTGGTGCTGCTGGAGCTCTGGAGGTGACGGCATGAAATCCCCCAAACTGGCTCTCTGGGTGGAGCGGCGCTCTGAGGGAGGGTGCCTGGAGGTGGAGGCTGGAGCAGGGCTCCTGGCTGAGCTGAAGGAAGGACTACTGAGGGCGCTGATCCCACCCAGGCAGTGGGAGCCAGATGGGGGTTGGGTAGTATCCCACTCAGCCccaggggacagggagggagtggaggagaataGCTGTACACGGCTGGCACTACGAGGACCGGTTCCAGGTCCGGTAGATCTGCAGCCCTCCCTATGCTCACTGGAGAAGCCTGGCCCCTGCTGAGAGGGCTGGGAGACCCTGGGTTGGCTGGGGGTCTTGGCGGGTGTGGCAGGGCCATGGGTGAGGGTGGAGCAGCTCTGCTCTCGCAGGAAGTTCAACAGGAAAGGAACAAACTCCTGTCTTTCGATCTTCAGTGGCTTACACCATGCCAAGCTGTCACTGTCCTGTTGTGACAATAACAGTAGGAAGAATGTATGAGAACATCTCAAGAATATCTAGCTACATAACGTTCGCTAGTTATCTTGAAGTGGTCatcattagctagctatctagcaatACTTCCCTAAAGAACTAGTTACGTTAGTTGATGACCTGATTTACACCATTCTGAAGATTATACGACAGGTAGCGAGTTGTCAGTTGACTAGCTGGTAAGCTATTGATTTCATAACAGTTAGCTAGCAAACTGGCTAGCTAGCCTAGTTTCCATATTGAAAACAGCAGATGAGCGAGCAGTGGAAAAAGTTTTGTTTACATCCGTTCCACGATGACATTTCGCAGCGCACGCAAAACTATTGAAACCAGACACCACGAAATCCACTTAATCTCGGGTTTGCAATTGTCACTTACCCCGTCGTGTTTTAGCCATTCTACGGCCTTGATAGCTTCCACTTCCTTCTGCAGCAGCGATTCCAAAAGAGCCGCCATTCTGGTCTGAGCAGGCGCCGTCTGGCACTCTGCCTGCTGCTTGGAGTTGGGGGCGGACCAGAATGGGAGCAGGCGCGCGAATGTCGCTACTGCATTGCCCTGGAGCGCGCTCCAGAAACAAGGACAGCATGTCTACTTCGGTCAGATAATTTCCTGCGACTGACAAATCAACGTTTATGTGCAAACAGCACTCAAACCGGAACCGGTTCCAATATTACGTAAAAATACTAGGCAAATGGTACATTTGCATTACAATAGTGCACTGTTGCAGACCACttctcaaataaaataaataggcaAACAGTTTAGGTGTTTTCTGCATGCTGAATGAGTATTTTATTTATAACCagtttataaaaataaaatacaaaataattgtAAACGAACAGAAAAAAAAACACTGTACAAGGCATTGATATGGTACAAATGATAAAATAAGCATACATAATTACAGTTATGTACAATGTCGATCCTCTAGTTACATTCTTTCCTtgtgactgtacatacatttcAAAACCGTTACATTGCAACACAGGACTAAAACGTGAAACATTTCAAGAAATATCTAAAACTGAAGTCACACAGGCAATGGGTCTCAACGATGAGCATCACTACCCAATACATCAATAAATCAATTTGTTGTCGTCATTTTTACATTTGGCCTTTTGGCCCAAAAACACAGTATCTGTGGCCATGAATGAGTACAATCATTGGACCACAGATACAGGTAGGCTATGACACATGTGACACCTTCACAATCACACCACCATACAGTCAGTGGCAAATCATAATCTCAGTCCAAAAAgtaacattataaactgggtgctttgagccctgaatgcagattggctgacagccatggtgtatcagactgtataccatggggatgacaaaacatttatttttactgctctaattatgttggtaaccggtttataataacaataaggcaacaggggggggtttgtggtatatggccaatataccactactaagggctgtatccaagcACTCCGCATTGCGTAGTGCTTAAAAAGAAcagaccttagccgtggtatattgtccatataccacaccccccccaGGCCTTACtgcttaaatataccactttTTGTGCAATAATAACAATACAATGCAAATATTAATGAATGGATTGATGATATTTTCCCAAAATCAGCAGCACTTTATTCCTTCAGCACTTTCCTTCTATTAAAGCCTTTAGTGAAGCAATAAGTTACGGTTCATCAATATGAccttttaaataaatacattgaaCTTTTTACAGGTATATATATTAAACATTTTGAGCAACTACAGCTGAAGTCAGTTAGCTTATGGAAGTTCCGAATAGAACCTAGAATTGAAAAGATCACTCACTGCTTGGTGTGGTactactgtatatgtactgtacattCGTATCACAATCTCTGGATGTAAAAACAGAGCTTTATCATACACCTTAAAACACCTTCAAACTCATTTCTGATT
This genomic stretch from Oncorhynchus keta strain PuntledgeMale-10-30-2019 chromosome 29, Oket_V2, whole genome shotgun sequence harbors:
- the LOC127913370 gene encoding codanin-1-like codes for the protein MAALLESLLQKEVEAIKAVEWLKHDGDSDSLAWCKPLKIERQEFVPFLLNFLREQSCSTLTHGPATPAKTPSQPRVSQPSQQGPGFSSEHREGCRSTGPGTGPRSASRVQLFSSTPSLSPGAEWDTTQPPSGSHCLGGISALSSPSFSSARSPAPASTSRHPPSERRSTQRASLGDFMPSPPELQQHHSLSLGVQQQPRGRRRSAGMGGQGRQGGGRGVFQTEEVGPGRSEGGGRKGRGGGANKMGDPAVSPPMAQITTLVQLNLTNLEDFPPMGMSHASPALHTKPSRRINPTPVSAERPHSRPKTCFTSTPFSTRPSSPPPVPEAVTGAIEESITGALNVSHSLLSLQEERELLKRVKCKRAQQVGSSLPTSLDPCTPTKSGLRPVSGSKITPVTQGSCPDPSKVTLTSELDLLADLYCTCISENLVPNVFLELFFVLQLLTSRTPAVTEEEDKDLSMGTLDKEVIHSLVNNRGNMREVEKRLTEERLEKGDADKV